The following DNA comes from Lemur catta isolate mLemCat1 chromosome 8, mLemCat1.pri, whole genome shotgun sequence.
gaaaacagaaccttaaagaaaaaaagttataattCCACCACCCTGAAGTGACATTTGGTAGATTTAcctctttctgtttgtttttttttttttaatcactagaTTGTATTGTAGACACAATTCTGTACCATTTTAAAGTAAGATTTTCCCCTACATTATTCAAAACTACCTGTGGTTCTGGAAGGAAGGGCATGTGCCTCACATTAACAGTTAACGTTGTTACTTCTGGAGAGGGTTACTGGACTGGGCAAGGGCTTGAGGGGATCTCCCTTTATTCCTTATGTAGTACTTCTCTCTATGTGAATGTCACACAATGGGCCTAGAatgcttttataaattttgaaacaattttaaaagttctttgtaaacatttttatatccACTGAGCACTTACACTGTAAATTACTTGCTGCTTCCTGACTGTCGAGCATTTGGCTTGTCtcaaattgtttattttcatCAATAACGCTGTTATGGTCACCTTCAGGCCTAGTGTCTTCCTCAGCAGCTCCAATTTTCTCTCTATGATGGTTTCTAGTCAAAAGTTTGTGTGCATATTTTTTGGATCTTGATACATAGGGTCAAAATGCTTTCCAGAAAGATTTGTAGCAGTTTCCACCCTTTGCTGTCCCTTCACCTAGTAATGCCAGTTACCTCCTTGGTCAAGGGCACACCTCCCTCCTGCGTGGTGTTGATGAGGCACACGGTGAGCCCAGGGACCCAGACTGCCTGCAGCCACGGAGGCTGAGGCCCGTGCAGAGTTCCCAGAGCTAGACTGTGGAACCAGTTCTCAAAGGAATTCTTTCCCACCATCTGCTTCGCTCAGCAAATATTCCTTTAGCCCTGGTGAGGGTCCTCGTTGTGCAAGATCAGCTTTTACTGGACACAAATGTCCTTCAATATGTTAACAGGCTCTCTGTGAAAAAAATCCAGGTCAAACAAATTTAGAGTGAGCTGCACGTTAAACCTTCTTCTTGGAGACTCGGTACCCCTTGTTATATTAAAGGTCCAGTGAATCCTGCAGAAAGAAGACCTGTATAGCATCGCTTAACCCAGCATTTCAGCAGACAGGATTGATCTCACCTCTTCCTTTTCAGGTACACCTTGGGGCAGAGAGACAGTTGGGAGGCTCCCACTGCCTAaaggtggggtctcactcctgATCCAAGAGCCTCCCAGAGCCATCAAGTTAGTtcaatgagtgtgtgtgtgactgtgaggCATGATGGGAACACAGGGAGGTCAGAGGACCAGACATCACTGTGGGCTGGAAAAGAGGGGGGCTCCAGGCAGAGGATGCAAGGTGGGCAGTTCAGATGACCCCAGCTGTCCTCCATGTGGTAATGATTCAGACAGGATCCTGCCATCCTGTTGAGAGATGGACCATGAGCATCACGACCCCTTCTGAAGCTGACTCACCTCTCTGCGTTCCTCCCAATCTGGAAACCACACCAGAGAAGGGGTCCCCCACACCTCTGTGCACTTCCTCCTCCAGCTGTCTTTGTTCATGGAGGCCTGGTCGGCCTTGGAGCCTGAAGCCTGGAGTCCTGCATTCTCCCTATGTATTGGTTGGCAGTCTTTCAGTCATAGACAACAGAAAACCCAACCTGAACCAGCCTAAGCTAGGAGGAAATTTACTGGCGTCTATAATTGAAAGGTCCAGAGATTGATCTAACTTCAGGCATGGCTTGACTCAGTAGCTAAAGCAATGTCATCAGAACTTGAAGGTCCTCTGCCTCTTGGCTCAGCTCTGCTCCTCTCTGAGTGGCCTCAGGACTAAGCCTCTGGGCCTCTTAAGTTTAAATCCTTGAAGAACAAAaatgttcctttccttttcagCAACTTGATCAAAAAATCCCAGGGTTCACTCTGACTAGATGACTTGGGTCATGTCTCAACTCTGAACCTATCAGTGTGGCCAGGAGGCCTCAGGGTATTGATTGGTCAGGACCAAGTCACATATTCTGCCCCTAGGGCTTGGCTGAGAGTGGGAGAGGGGAAGTTCTCCAGGAGGAAAACTGGACACTGCTTTTAGAGGATTACAGCAAAGAGGAGGGTGAAGGGATGGCTGCTGGTGGCAAAAACAGATGTCACCTGATATCCTCTGGAATCCTCACCAGCCGCTCCTTGCAGTAAGGGATCTGCTTCCTGCCCAGAGCCTCACAGGCCCCCACATGGGTACATGTGAAATGAGGTTGTCTCAAGTGACCACCTGGCACCTCTTGTTGCAACACGTGCCAGCCTTGATGGAGAGCCATGGGGACACACACCCTCCATGCTGGGTCCCTGGGCTACACTCATGGAATCCACACCAGCCACTGGCTGCTGGTCCTTTTCTGCAAATAATGCACATATCGTTCACAGCATATAAGGCCAATGTGCCAGGCAGCCTTAAAATGTTTCACCCTTGTTTTCCAATCTGAGCTTCTATCACCTTTCTGAGCTCAGGCTAGACCTTCAAGAGGCTAGACCTTCTAGACTTCTCCAGAGAGGAGAGCCTCAGAGCACagctctgtctccttctctggCTGGTCCTGAGCTTGCCTACAAGCGCTGGGTGTAGAGAGGACAGCAGCCACACTGCGAAACTGAACCACATTTGCATCAGAGAAATGGGCCACTGGACCAGCAGGTTTGGGGCAAGGGTGGGGCCAAACCTGTGAGACCCAACCAGACTGACATGTGCCCCAAATAATGCTGGGCCCAGGGTTTCCATCCCATGAAGCGGCTCTTACCAGAAGGGGATCACCGAGTGGCCAGCGGCCAGGGCTGGACACAGGCATCCCTCCCACAGAGGAGGCGTGGCAGAGGCAGGCTGGGCAGTGGGGCCCTGGAGAGATTGGGATCTAAGAAGACTTAGAAAGGGCTGGAGGCTGAGGATCCTGACCCCTGGGTCAGTAATGACAGTGGAGGAGAGGCAGTGCAGGATGCTGGCACCCAGGCCTGGGGCAGTGTGGCAGGCAGCCTAGACAGAGCCAGGGAGTGCAGCTGGGAGACCTGGACTCCCAGCTCCCCATTCTAGTGACTAAAGGCCCCACCAGGGCTGCTCTCAGGGCAGCAGTCACATTGAGGATGTGTGGAGTTCTACAACAGGGCCTCATGCTAATGAACATCCATCCCCCACATGCTAAACTCGGGGCAGAGATGACCCAGGGCTGCATCTGCCCTGGGAGGGCACTGTACACACCAAGCATTTGAGCAGAGCTGGGCAAGACCCTGGAGGAGTGGACCTCAGCCCCCAGCTCCAgctctggggaggcctggggTCTCCCCTCCAGGAAAAGGACCAGGTCCCTGGGATGGGGCATCAGCTGCCCAGAGGGAAGGGCTGGGAAATGATCACTGACTCTCACAGCTGACTGGGGTTCCAGTAACAGAGAGAAAGGTCTTGTTGTGGGGGCAGAGTGGTAGAGGGTAGCTGAGGCCGCCTCCCCTGGAACCAGGGCCTACTGAAGGGTCTTTCCTGGACTGAACAGAATCCAGAGGAGCCCCCTGCTGTTCCTATGTCCACCAGAGGGCGCCAGTCTCTTGCAAATCTTCCAACCTGGGCTCCATGGGAGGCCCTGTCCTTGCTCTTGGAGGGGACTTTGGGAGTGAAATCAAGGTGACCCCAGACCCTGAGGACATGTCAACAGAGAGTAATCACTGGGCCCCAGCTCATGCCGCACcttattgttcccattttgcagacaagagATTGAGGCCCATAAGGTTGTTTGTCTTGTGTTAACACGACTTGCAGAATCCGTTTCTGGACCCCTACTGCTTCTCACCTTTTGAGGGGCTTGCAGTGGAGGCTCTGAGCACCTGAGGGAGCTGGGTTAGACCTGATCCCATCTTCGTGGGCTGCCTGCTACATGCTTTAGAGAGTCACTCTCCTGGGTTCACCTGCTTTAGAGATTCACCCTCCTGGGTTCTGGGCTCAGGAACATCTGCAGGACAGAGGAACTGGCCAGTTTTGGCTCAAGGGTCTCCCTTTCTTGCCTGAATAAGCCAAGATgcagccacccagcctgtgcaAGGGGCGTGGGGTGGGCTCATGGGGTCAGAGGGTCCCTCCTACCAAAGGCTCAGTCTGTCTCAGATCCTAGTGGCAGCTGCCTGAGGGCAGCTCCATGCCCAGCCTGAACGGCCCAGTGAGGATGGCTAAGCTCCTGCCACAGGGAAGGGCGAGCCCTCTCAGAACCCTGGAGTCTGCTGTGAACCAAAAAGTGGGGGACAGGTGGTATGggatgggccaggcatggtgtgtCTGTAGTAAATGGTGCTGCAGGGGTGGGGCAAGGGGACTTTGTCTCTCCCACTGTCTTAAATGTGCCTATTTCTCTCCCCTTAACCACATGTGCGCTCTCAACACCCTCAGCCCCTTCCTGATAGGGAAGCCTGCCTGGGCACTGCTCCCTCGCCCCACTTCCCTTCCCATCCTGTCTCACCCAATCTCctgtctctccctgcctcctcaccCAACCCTGGGCCTCTCCTCCAGGGGAGGCTGCAGTCTTGCAGAAACTGCTGAGAAGCTGAGAACCAGGGTATAGCTTCAAAATCAGAGGCCTGCTGCAGGCACCTCTTGAGAATGGACACAATCCCAATTTAAGGGCTCACACCAGAGGCTTGCAAGGGCTTCTGCCCCAGCTCACCTGAGGACCCCGGACCTCCCTCTGAGGGCTTGAGCCTTAGTGGCATTTCCTCCACTTGGCTCTCCTGACCCACTGCTCACAGCTCATGTCTTCAAGTGCCCAGTATCATCTCCAACTGTGCCAAGGGGCATGGTGGGCCTGCCCAACTAACCAAGGGACTTTACTCGCAGTTTCTCCTGGAGGCCAGAGGTTGGAAACAGGGCCAGGTTGCATCAGTGCCCTGGAAAATAAAAGCTCCAGGGTCCTAAGGGGCGGGCTGATGCCACATGCCACCGCCAGGGGGAGCCACTCCGTGGTGAGCTAAATGAGCAACGACCACACAGGTGAGGCCACCGCTAGGGGCAGCCTCTCAAGAGACTTGGCCAAGTTCAGTCTGTGCCGCCATCACCCTGGGCTCCAAAGAGTGGCAGATCCCAATTGTGGCCTGTTTCTCCATTGTCTGAGGCTGTGGGTACAGTACACGTGGCATCCAGTGATGGGGTCAACAAGACTCCTTGGTACCATCAGAGGTCAGTTGGTGTGCAGGGACCCAGGAAGCAGCCCTCCAGCCAATTACAGCCCAGTTCCTGACACCAGACCCTGCTGCCTGGTCACTTAAACTACCCAGCTCCTCCAAAACTGGTGTCTTCACCCCACTGTCCCCAGGATGGCTAGGCCTGAGCTTTAAGATGCTCTCAAAGTCTGaaagaaactgaaacagaaaaatcagccttGAGACAGCTTTGTTAGAACAACTCAGCAAAATAAAATTCCGGTTTATTGTTGGACAACATTGTTTCACACATACATCaaacaggccaaaaaaaaaaaaataaacagcaacttcatagacaaaaaaaggaaaaaaaagaaaccttttatCTTTGGCCTTTTTAACCATCTCATACAAACCAACTACTTATAGTACAGCTAAGTACATACACAAAAAAAGTTACTGGAATGCTCGGAATAagattgtttttttgttgttgtttttgctttttttacaaggttttttttctcctttgagatTATAATGAACATGGTCACACCACAAGTAAAGTCAGAAGTAGGACAGAGAACGCTCCAAAGGCTGGTTTGGTCATCCGAGATCATTAAAAATGGCTGACCCCTAacaatatgtacaaaaatataaaatgtaaataaaaaatacaaacaaatttcctttttaaagtacttttaagaaaaaaagcagggCCTTGGaagttttggttctttttttcctcccctgttGCAAATTCTTGTGGTTTTGGTTGGGTGGTGGAGAGCGCGTGTCATCAGCGGGTGGCACAGCCCACGGTGGGCGGGCGAGCCTCTCTACTCGAAGGTGACCACGTTTAGATTCTGAGACGGGAAGTGGAGGGTGAATAGGTCACGGCggcctttgtttttttaagtttaacttttccttttttgctgtCTACTCATCCTCATCGGTCTTCTGCTTCTTGGTATCAACATCATCGTCCTGGGCAGAAAAAGACTGTCAAGGCCCCTCTTTCCCAATCAGTCCCCCCTAGCCACCTGCTGGCAGAGCAAGGACCAGGGACTGGCAGCCCCAAAGCCTGCTGAGACCCCAGGTCTGTGCCCATGTTCCTTTCCATTCCTGCTTTAAGATAAGGGACCCACTCAGAAGCACACAATGTCCCCAACTACAAAGTTGGaatcattccctccttccctccagcttTAGTGCCTCAGGTACAACTCCTATTAGAGGTAGGGGGACCTCAGGTGACAACACCCACCCTTCTCAAGCCAGACCCCTACCTCATCATCTTCAGCTGCCCGTTTGCCTGTggcagcctcagcttcctcatcttcaTCTCCATCCTCTTCCTCACCTGGAGAGAATCGAAGACCAGGTAAACACCACACTGCCCTCCTAACTGTGGCTCCTTGGGGAATCTCCCAGTAACAGCTATGTCAGGGAGGAATGTCCCTGGACTTGCCGCTGCTGCCCCACAAACTGGACAGGTCGGGTACCCACACCCACTCATGTACTTGTCAGTGTCAGGGCCCAAGCGGCTGCATGGGCAGAGGCCACCTAGCACATCAGTAGTCAGGGGCTTTCAAAGCTGCACAAAGGGGCCCGTCTGGGGGGACAGCGAGCATGTGGATGGAGTGTGAGTGGCTGTGTGGCACAGCTCCATGTCACCAGCCCAAAACAAGGAAGGCCCCGACTCCACAGGTGCAAGGCCACTGTCCCGAAGGAACCCCCaatcccttcccctcctgccagACAAGGCTACTCACCAtcaccttcttcctcttcctcctcttcctccccaccttcttcctcttcttcatctaCCTCATTGTCAGCCTCCTGCTCCCCATTTTCCTCGTTCTCCTCGACAGAACACACACCCGGCAGTTAACCAGCTGGCCCAGGGCTAGAGGATACAGCTGCGCTCCCGGCCCCCTCACCCCTCCCTTCAGAGGCTGCCTGATGCCTCTAGAGCACCTTCCAACCAGGGTCCAGTGGCAACCCTGACACAGGAACTACCCAGGGCCTTGGCCTCCTTTCCCGCCCTGGGCTAAACCCAAAATCAGACCAGGAGAAACTTCTTGGGACGGGAGCTGCCAGGGCTCGCGAGCAAGGTGGCCACTCACAGCGTTCCCATTAGCAGGGGCGTCTCGTCcattctctgcctcctccacaacttccttcttctcctttaagTCCTTCAAAAGGGAAGAGGGAACCAGTAAGTCTTCCGAGCAGCCCAGGGCAGGCAAAGGGGCTGAGAACTAGAGATGCAGGGCCGACGTGCGCATCCAAAGCCAAGAGGCACGTGCTACCGTGGCTGGAGGAGTGGAAGGAGGGCT
Coding sequences within:
- the PTMA gene encoding prothymosin alpha, producing MSDAAVDTSSEITTKDLKEKKEVVEEAENGRDAPANGNANEENGEQEADNEVDEEEEEGGEEEEEEEEGDGEEEDGDEDEEAEAATGKRAAEDDEDDDVDTKKQKTDEDE